In Tripterygium wilfordii isolate XIE 37 chromosome 15, ASM1340144v1, whole genome shotgun sequence, one DNA window encodes the following:
- the LOC120016871 gene encoding putative transcription elongation factor SPT5 homolog 1 has protein sequence MARHREFEDDEELDPEEEDYAFDEEDLEEERGASNRKRRRSDFIDDLAEEDEDEYEEEEEDDDDDYGGGGGGARRRKPKRRTASDFLDIEAQVDTDEEEEEEDGEDDFIDRTGAELGDEDDRRIHRRPLLPREDEQEDVEALERSIQARYARSSHAAEYDEETTDVDQQALLPSVRDPKLWMVKCAIGRERETAVCLMQKYIDKGSELQIRSAVALDHLKNYIYIEADKEAHVREACKGLRNIYAQKIMLVPIREMTDVLSVESKSIDLSRDTWVRMKIGTYKGDLAQVVDVDNVRQRVTVKLIPRIDLQALANKLEGREVPKKKAFVPPPRFMNVDEARELHIRVERRRDPMTGDYFENIGGMLFKDGFLYKTMSMKSISSQNIKPTFDELEKFRKPGEHGDGDMANLSTLFVNRKKGHFMKGDAVIVVKGDLKNLKGWVEKVEEENVHIRPEMKGLPKTLAVNQKELCKYFEPGNHVKIVSGTQEGATGMVVKVEQHVLIILSDTTKEHIRVFADDVVESSEVTTGVTKIGEYELHDLVLLDNRSFGIIIRVESEAFQVLKGVPERPEVSLIKLREIKCKLEKKFDGQDRYKNTVSVKDIVRILEGPCKGKQGPVEHIYRGVLFIYDRHHLEHAGFICAKSDSCIVVGGSRANGGRNGDAYSRLSSFKTPSRIPPSPRNFHRGGPPINSRGQNRGGRGGHDALVGTTVKIRQGPFKGYRGRVVDVKDQSVRVELESQMKVVTVDRKSIADGVAVSTPFRDTPHRYGMGSETPMHPSRTPLHPYMTPMRDSGATPIHDGMRTPMRDRAWNPYTPMSPPRDNWEDGNPGSWGTSPQYQPGSPSRAYEAPTPGSGWANTPGGNYREAGTPRDSSSSYANAPSPYLPSTPGGQPMTPSSAPYLPGTPGGQPMTPGTGGLDVMSPVIGSENEGPWFMPDIQVNVRRLGDDSVGVIREVLPDGTCRVALGSNGNGETLTVSPSEIEIVAPRKSDKIKIMGGGQRGATGRLIGVDGTDGIVKVDDTLDVKILDMVLLAKLAQP, from the exons ATGGCCCGTCACCGAGAATTCGAAGACGACGAAGAGCTGGACCCCGAAGAGGAGGATTACGCGTTCGACGAGGAAGATTTAGAAGAGGAAAGAGGGGCTTCGAATAGGAAGCGCAGGAGATCAGatttcattgatgatttggctGAGGAGGACGAGGACGAgtatgaggaggaggaggaagacgaCGACGATGATTACGGCGGCGGCGGTGGTGGTGCTAGGAGGCGAAAACCTAAGAGGCGGACCGCGTCGGACTTTTTGGATATAGAGGCGCAAGTTGATACcgatgaggaggaagaagaggaggacgGGGAGGACG ACTTCATAGATAGAACTGGAGCTGAGCTAGGTGATGAAGATGATAGAAGGATCCATCGACGGCCATTGCTTCCTCGTGAGGACGAACAAGAAGATGTTGAAGCTCTGGAGAGAAGCATTCAGGCAAGATACGCAAGGTCAAGTCATGCAGCAGAATATGATGAGGAGACTACAGATGTTGACCAACAAGCACTTCTACCATCTGTTCGGGATCCAAAGTTGTGGATGGTCAAATGTGCG ATTGGTCGTGAGCGAGAGACGGCTGTTTGCCTAATGCAAAAGTATATCGACAAAGGATCTGAATTACAAATCAGGTCTGCAGTTGCCCTTGATCATCTgaagaactatatatatatagaagcagACAAAGAAGCCCACGTGAGGGAG GCATGTAAAGGCCTACGCAATATATACGCCCAGAAAATAATGCTTGTCCCAATCCGTGAAATGACTGATGTTCTTTCTGTTGAAAGCAAGAGCATTGATCTTTCTAGGGACACCTGGGTCAGAATGAAAATCGGAACTTACAAAGGCGACCTTGCACAG GTTGTTGATGTGGATAATGTTAGGCAGAGAGTTACAGTTAAACTAATTCCAAGGATTGACTTACAAGCACTTGCGAATAAGTTG GAAGGTAGAGAGGTTCCGAAGAAGAAGGCATTTGTTCCTCCTCCACGTTTTATGAATGTCGATGAAGCTAG GGAACTGCATATACGAGTAGAGCGTCGACGGGATCCAATGACTGGTGATTACTTTGAGAACATTGGTGGGATGCTATTTAAAGATGGTTTCTTATATAAAACTATGTCGATGAAATCAATTAGCTCTCAAAATATAAAACCCACTTTTGatgaacttgaaaagtttcgaAAGCCTGGAGAGCATGGAGATGGAGATATGGCGAATTTGTCAACGTTGTTTGTAAATAGGAAGAAAGGTCATTTTATGAAGGGTGATGCTGTTATTGTTGTGAAAGGAGATCTGAAAAACTTAAAAGGATGGGTTGAGAAAGTGGAGGAAGAGAATGTCCATATTAGACCCGAAATGAAGGGTCTTCCG AAAACTCTTGCTGTCAATCAAAAAGAGCTTTGCAAATATTTTGAACCTGGGAATCATGTCAAGATTGTCTCTGGAACACAAGAAGGAGCAACTGGTATGGTTGTTAAGGTGGAGCAGCATGTTCTGATCATTCTCTCTGATACAACGAAGGAACAC ATCCGTGTCTTTGCTGATGATGTTGTAGAGAGCTCTGAGGTGACTACTGGTGTTACTAAAATTGGGGAGTATGAGCTCCATGATCTCGTATTACTAGA TAATAGGAGCTTCGGCATTATTATACGTGTGGAAAGTGAAGCATTTCAG GTTCTTAAGGGAGTTCCAGAAAGACCTGAGGTCAGTCTTATTAAATTACGAGAGATCAAATGCAAGTTAGAGAAGAAGTTCGATGGGCAGGATCGATACAAGAATACTGTATCAGTTAAAGACATTGTTAGGATCCTGGAGGGTCCTTGCAAA GGGAAACAAGGACCTGTAGAGCACATATATAGAGGAGTCTTGTTCATCTATGATCGCCATCACCTCGAGCATGCTGGGTTTATTTGTGCTAAATCCGATTCTTGTATTGTTGTGGGTGGATCTCGTGCCAATGGTGGTAGAAAT GGTGATGCTTACTCCCGGCTTAGCAGCTTCAAAACTCCGTCACGTATACCTCCTTCCCCAAGGAATTTTCATAGAGGAGGCCCTCCAATTAATT CTCGAGGACAGAATAGAGGTGGAAGAGGTGGACATGATGCTTTGGTTGGTACAACAGTAAAAATACGTCAGGGTCCCTTTAAGGGTTACCGAGGTCGAGTTGTAGATGTTAAAGACCAGTCAGTTAGAGTAGAATTGGAGTCCCAAATGAAGGTTGTCACAG TTGATCGCAAGTCTATTGCTGATGGTGTTGCCGTTTCAACCCCATTCCG TGATACACCTCATCGGTATGGGATGGGAAGTGAGACTCCCATGCATCCTTCGCGGACTCCGTTGCATCCATATATGACTCCTATGAGAGATTCTGGAG CAACACCTATTCATGATGGCATGAGGACACCTATGCGTGACCGAGCATGGAATCCTTATACGCCCATGAGTCCACCAAG GGATAATTGGGAAGATGGGAATCCCGGCTCTTGGGGAACAAGTCCACAGTATCAG cCAGGAAGTCCTTCGCGGGCATATGAAGCACCAACTCCTGGTTCAGGCTGGGCAAACACCCCTGGTGGCAATTATCGTGAAGCTGGAACACCAAGAGACAGCAGTTCTTCTTATG CAAATGCTCCAAGCCCATATCTGCCATCAACTCCTGGTGGGCAGCCAATGACGCCGAGCTCAGCACCCTATCTTCCTGGCACACCTGGAGGACAGCCAATGACACCTGGAACGGGAGGCCTCGATGTTATGTCGCCTGTTATAG GTTCTGAGAATGAAGGACCGTGGTTCATGCCAGACATCCAGGTTAATGTACGCAGGTTGGGAGATGATTCTGTTGGTGTCATCCGAGAGGTGCTTCCG GATGGAACTTGTAGGGTAGCCCTTGGTTCGAATGGCAATGGTGAAACTCTGACAGTAAGTCCCAGTGAAATTGAGATTGTGGCTCCAAGGAAATCAGATAAGATAAAGATCATGGGTGGTGGGCAACGTGGAGCCACTGGTAGATTGATTGGTGTAGATGGCACTGATGGAATTGTAAAAGTAGATGACACTCTTGATGTTAAGATTTTAGACATGGTTTTACTGGCAAAACTGGCACAACCATGA
- the LOC120016399 gene encoding psbP domain-containing protein 4, chloroplastic: MRTTLSISCGSCCTNYQKLVVPVHSLLGISRAKAIADSKGSDSVNGEDEGSSRFLKRRAVLVSGVSFVSSAVLGFPVEAVVKQGLLAGRIPGLSEPDEQGWRTYRRPDEKSGGHGVGWSPIIPYSFSVPQDWEEVPVSIADLGGTEIDLRFGSSKEGRLFVIVAPVLRFADNLGENATIERIGTPEKVINAFGPEVIGDNVEGKVKNMDVAEHSGRTYYQFELEPPHVLITATAAGNRLYLFNVTANGLQWKKHYTNLKRIADSFRVV; this comes from the exons ATGAGAACCACCTTATCCATCAGCTGTGGCTCTTGCTGTACAAATTACCAGAAATTGGTGGTTCCTGTTCATAGTTTGCTTGGAATTTCAAGAGCCAAAGCGATTGCAGATTCGAAAGGAAGTGATTCTGTTAATGGAGAAGATGAAGGCTCATCTCGGTTTTTGAAAAGAAGAGCAGTTTTGGTTTCTGGGGTTTCTTTTGTTTCATCTGCAGTTTTGGGATTTCCAGTAGAAGCTGTTGTGAAGCAAGGCCTTCTAGCTGGGAGGATACCCGGGTTATCTGAACCAGACGAACAAG GTTGGAGGACATACCGCCGACCAGATGAGAAGTCTGGAGGGCATGGTGTTGGGTGGAGCCCAATCATTCCTTATTCATTCTCAGTGCCTCAAGATTGGGAAGAG GTTCCAGTATCAATTGCAGATCTAGGTGGGACAGAGATTGACTTAAGATTTGGCAGCTCAAAGGAGGGACGTCTATTTGTCATAGTTGCACCTGTTCTTAGATTTGCAGATA ATCTTGGTGAAAACGCTACAATTGAACGAATTGGAACACCAGAGAAAGTGATCAATGCATTTGGGCCAGAAGTAATCGGAGATAATGTAGAAGGGAAGGTTAAAAACATGGACGTTGCAGAACACTCTGGAAGAACATATTACCAATTTGAGTTAGAACCACCTCATGTGTTGATCACCGCTACTGCAGCTGGGAATCGCCTCTATTTATTCAATGTCACTGCAAATG GTCTTCAATGGAAGAAGCACTACACCAATTTGAAGAGGATAGCCGACTCTTTCCGTGTTGTTTAG